In one window of Candidatus Sulfuricurvum sp. RIFRC-1 DNA:
- the pedF gene encoding cytochrome c-550 PedF, whose product MKKSHTLGVVALLSATLLMSHGNVTPQPVDTKGLAPLGTAWLEKNPYEGNAKAIEIGNHAYAENCARCHGLDAISGGVAPDLRYLDRGVEGDAWFMERIRGGAVRNGNVYMPPFEGVINQEAMWSIRSYLMTVKPD is encoded by the coding sequence ATGAAAAAATCTCATACGCTTGGAGTGGTAGCATTGCTATCAGCAACATTATTAATGAGTCACGGAAACGTAACCCCTCAGCCGGTAGATACTAAAGGTTTGGCACCCTTAGGAACAGCTTGGCTAGAAAAGAACCCTTACGAAGGAAATGCAAAAGCCATTGAAATTGGTAACCATGCTTACGCAGAAAACTGTGCTCGCTGTCATGGATTGGACGCAATCTCTGGCGGTGTTGCTCCGGATCTTCGCTACCTTGATAGAGGTGTAGAAGGCGATGCATGGTTTATGGAGAGAATCCGTGGTGGAGCTGTCCGAAATGGCAATGTCTATATGCCTCCATTCGAAGGTGTCATTAATCAAGAAGCTATGTGGTCAATTCGTTCATATTTGATGACTGTTAAACCTGACTAA
- a CDS encoding DUF411 domain-containing protein codes for MKKRTLILLMLSFANAEDLKMQIYKPVTSSCPASWLSEIEMSIAKPEIMSIVDIKGLKSDIGIPKELQSCNTSILGDYVFEGNVPPEAIKKFMKEKPAGAIGLSLPASQNNEAVKKVYILYPDKIYKLYGTY; via the coding sequence ATGAAAAAAAGAACGCTCATACTATTGATGCTCTCATTTGCCAATGCGGAAGACCTCAAAATGCAAATCTATAAACCTGTCACAAGCTCATGCCCTGCATCGTGGCTAAGTGAGATAGAAATGAGCATAGCTAAGCCGGAGATTATGTCGATAGTAGATATTAAAGGACTTAAAAGTGATATAGGTATTCCAAAAGAACTTCAATCTTGCAATACTTCAATTTTAGGTGATTATGTTTTTGAGGGGAATGTCCCGCCGGAGGCTATTAAAAAGTTTATGAAGGAGAAACCCGCAGGCGCAATCGGACTCAGCCTGCCTGCCAGCCAAAACAATGAAGCGGTAAAAAAGGTCTATATCCTGTATCCAGATAAGATATACAAGCTTTATGGAACCTATTGA
- a CDS encoding transporter substrate-binding domain-containing protein: protein MKIFVLLLLYLSLLYGSNNQLKVGVLAYGTVNWELMTIKSRELDKKYGFDLEIKELASKDGVAVAFQADSVDVIVNDWVWVNRQNYPKFSLYFYPYSTGLGGIYTNNSRYRTLGDLKGKKLGVAGGAMDKSWLLYKAYAQQKLGIDLSSHAEIVFAAPPILNAKLSDGSLDAVLNFWHYNVLLDEKGMTPISSVREVLGSFGINNQDIPFTGWVFKRPFAAENKNMINGFLQASHEANKILKHDDTAWNALRPFMHVKDDAAFEALKKGYREGIPDKFTQNEINGIEKIYTILEKTGGKSLVGDSKHFDKTMFWPYKPNSVR, encoded by the coding sequence ATGAAAATTTTTGTTTTACTGTTGCTCTATTTATCTCTACTATATGGAAGCAATAATCAGCTTAAGGTTGGCGTTTTGGCATATGGAACCGTTAATTGGGAATTGATGACGATAAAGTCACGAGAACTGGACAAGAAATACGGATTTGATCTTGAAATTAAAGAACTAGCGTCTAAAGATGGTGTTGCCGTCGCTTTTCAAGCCGATAGTGTCGATGTAATCGTCAATGACTGGGTCTGGGTCAACCGACAAAATTATCCTAAATTTTCCCTCTATTTTTACCCTTATTCCACAGGACTGGGAGGAATCTATACCAATAATTCACGTTACCGTACTCTTGGTGATTTAAAAGGGAAAAAACTGGGTGTCGCCGGAGGGGCGATGGATAAAAGCTGGTTACTCTACAAAGCGTATGCTCAACAAAAACTGGGGATTGATCTCTCAAGCCATGCAGAGATCGTATTTGCCGCACCTCCGATTCTGAATGCTAAGTTGTCGGATGGAAGTTTAGACGCTGTACTCAACTTTTGGCACTACAATGTATTACTGGATGAAAAAGGGATGACACCCATATCCTCGGTTCGGGAAGTTTTAGGAAGCTTCGGCATTAACAATCAAGATATCCCCTTTACCGGATGGGTATTCAAGCGGCCATTTGCGGCAGAGAATAAAAATATGATCAACGGTTTTTTACAAGCTTCGCATGAGGCGAATAAAATACTCAAACACGATGACACGGCATGGAATGCATTACGACCCTTTATGCACGTTAAAGACGATGCCGCTTTTGAAGCGTTAAAAAAAGGGTATCGTGAGGGAATTCCTGATAAGTTCACCCAAAATGAAATTAATGGAATTGAAAAAATATATACAATTTTGGAAAAAACCGGTGGTAAAAGCCTCGTTGGTGACTCCAAACATTTTGATAAAACGATGTTTTGGCCCTATAAACCTAATAGTGTGCGGTAA
- a CDS encoding ABC transporter substrate-binding protein translates to MKLLAVIISTLIITLCSYARSTEDIQSCGEIVIAVYNDFRPYSYMENGEAKGIDVEIGKHIAASLNVKPKWYFTEADENLDDDLRNVVWKGNPVHKTRADVMLRIPYDYDYMRQVDATSGELQTEMVAIKSPYHAEKWVIVTHKDVIPKVNTLGIFAYHTIGVELDTLPDKHLSMKNGGLLRKNVKRYAKFDDAVLDFKAGKIDSLAGLKSQVEFLLDYNNNQDKYTMTNEVLGIKSIWDIGIAVRSDYRDLSYHIDGVITELHENKILEKIFDTYHVTYTKPISYGP, encoded by the coding sequence ATGAAACTTCTAGCGGTCATCATTAGTACACTAATCATTACTCTTTGCTCGTATGCACGGAGTACTGAGGATATACAATCCTGCGGTGAGATCGTCATAGCCGTCTATAATGACTTTCGTCCCTATTCGTATATGGAGAACGGTGAAGCCAAAGGGATTGATGTTGAGATCGGCAAACATATTGCTGCATCCCTCAATGTTAAGCCAAAATGGTACTTTACAGAGGCTGATGAGAATCTCGATGATGACCTTAGAAATGTGGTCTGGAAGGGAAATCCTGTTCATAAAACGCGTGCCGATGTTATGCTGAGGATCCCCTATGACTATGATTATATGCGACAAGTAGATGCTACGAGCGGAGAGCTTCAAACAGAAATGGTTGCTATAAAATCACCCTACCATGCGGAAAAATGGGTTATTGTTACCCACAAAGATGTCATACCGAAGGTTAACACGTTGGGCATATTTGCCTATCACACCATAGGTGTGGAGTTAGATACCCTTCCGGATAAACATCTCTCCATGAAAAATGGAGGGTTACTCAGAAAAAATGTTAAACGCTACGCTAAGTTTGACGATGCCGTCTTGGATTTTAAAGCCGGAAAAATCGATTCCCTGGCAGGCTTAAAATCTCAAGTAGAGTTTTTACTTGATTACAATAATAATCAGGATAAATACACTATGACCAATGAGGTTTTGGGGATAAAATCCATTTGGGATATAGGTATAGCCGTTCGGAGTGATTATCGTGACTTAAGCTATCACATCGATGGCGTAATCACAGAGTTGCATGAGAACAAGATCTTAGAAAAAATATTCGACACCTATCATGTAACCTATACTAAACCTATTTCCTACGGACCTTAA
- a CDS encoding helix-turn-helix transcriptional regulator — MTPFELATTKEIVTELASRAKAKRKKIGLSQKEFAEHIGVKFSTYARFEKTGLISLNNFVDTLRGLYSIGELEALLIDENENLKIKW; from the coding sequence ATGACACCATTTGAACTCGCAACGACTAAAGAGATTGTCACGGAATTAGCTTCTCGTGCGAAAGCAAAGCGCAAGAAGATTGGACTGTCTCAGAAAGAATTTGCCGAGCATATCGGAGTGAAATTCAGCACCTATGCACGGTTTGAAAAAACAGGACTTATCTCTTTAAATAACTTTGTTGATACGCTAAGAGGATTGTATTCTATCGGTGAGCTGGAAGCTCTTTTAATCGATGAGAATGAAAATCTGAAAATCAAGTGGTAA
- a CDS encoding OprD family outer membrane porin, producing MQKAAVMSLAATVALNASSIDEAFVAGKASGEIRAVYVSQNNEVDEDTYGTSIGGILKYESAAWNNIKLGAGAYVSQKLHFATGNFDAGEANPDLFAEDTKSYAYLGEAYIDYSANDISLRVGRQLIDTPFADTDDIRMHPNTFEAAIATYKGVDETTLVGGYITRWAGYDSEDDISKFKKVTTDSNGAAVIGIINESVENLELQGWYYGIDKLTDIFYTDASYTLSFNQTNGLEFVGQWMKFKEENGSGVDGTVYGIGANLNIGMLTLGTAYNEASNGTGKFIISGLGNGAYLVDTEEMNLDHFEDIKAYLFSAELDMEEVGLEGLTLTAIYAGFKSAPEDMREKEIDLIASYEINKALSVEVNYAILDDKNNNTSEDGLYNGGYDRFLVRMNYNF from the coding sequence ATGCAAAAAGCGGCAGTAATGAGCTTAGCGGCTACAGTAGCATTGAATGCTTCAAGTATTGATGAGGCATTTGTAGCGGGGAAAGCAAGCGGAGAGATTCGTGCGGTATATGTAAGCCAGAACAATGAAGTGGATGAAGATACCTATGGTACTTCGATCGGTGGCATACTCAAATACGAGAGTGCGGCATGGAATAATATTAAATTGGGTGCAGGGGCATATGTAAGTCAAAAACTCCATTTTGCAACCGGGAATTTCGATGCGGGAGAAGCAAATCCTGATTTATTTGCAGAAGATACCAAATCATACGCTTATCTCGGTGAAGCCTATATCGATTACAGTGCGAATGATATTAGCTTGCGTGTCGGTCGCCAGCTTATCGATACTCCATTCGCTGATACTGATGATATCCGTATGCACCCGAATACTTTTGAAGCAGCGATAGCGACGTACAAAGGGGTTGATGAAACAACACTCGTCGGAGGATACATTACACGATGGGCCGGATACGACTCGGAGGATGACATTTCTAAATTCAAAAAGGTTACTACTGATAGTAACGGTGCAGCTGTTATCGGTATCATTAACGAGAGTGTTGAGAATCTCGAATTACAAGGATGGTATTACGGTATCGATAAACTCACGGATATCTTCTATACTGACGCAAGCTACACCCTTTCTTTCAATCAAACCAATGGATTAGAATTCGTAGGACAATGGATGAAATTTAAAGAAGAGAATGGTTCGGGCGTGGATGGCACTGTTTATGGAATCGGTGCAAATCTGAATATCGGTATGCTTACCCTCGGCACAGCGTATAACGAAGCTTCCAATGGTACGGGAAAATTTATCATCAGCGGTCTTGGTAATGGAGCCTATCTGGTTGATACGGAAGAAATGAATCTTGATCATTTCGAAGATATAAAAGCGTATTTGTTCAGTGCAGAGTTGGATATGGAAGAGGTAGGATTGGAAGGTCTGACATTGACCGCTATCTATGCAGGTTTTAAAAGTGCACCGGAAGATATGAGAGAGAAAGAGATTGATTTAATCGCAAGTTATGAGATCAATAAAGCCCTTAGTGTCGAGGTAAACTATGCGATACTTGATGACAAAAACAACAATACCTCCGAAGACGGACTCTATAACGGTGGGTATGATCGTTTTCTCGTACGCATGAACTATAACTTCTAG
- a CDS encoding DUF302 domain-containing protein — translation MQTKIIFFLYLFLTGELYAENIRTETPEYISYKVSDRSFEEVQLRISNELQVNAFNIVYEINIAKALEAVSKSLDKQPLLKNAISIGFCKPSVSYQLVAKSIDTLLYCPLKLVIFQPQDSSDITVSFLKTPRLSDQVDPKNVDEMIENIISSGLDQ, via the coding sequence ATGCAAACGAAAATAATCTTTTTTCTCTATCTCTTCTTAACAGGAGAACTCTATGCAGAGAATATTCGTACCGAAACACCCGAATATATCTCCTATAAAGTTAGCGATAGATCATTTGAAGAGGTGCAATTACGCATCAGCAATGAACTGCAAGTCAATGCATTTAACATCGTATACGAGATAAATATAGCAAAAGCCTTAGAAGCGGTATCCAAAAGTTTAGACAAACAACCGCTTCTAAAAAATGCGATCAGTATAGGTTTTTGTAAACCCTCTGTCAGTTATCAGCTCGTGGCTAAAAGTATCGATACTCTGCTGTATTGTCCATTGAAGCTGGTAATTTTTCAGCCACAAGATAGCTCGGACATTACGGTCTCTTTTCTAAAAACACCGAGACTGAGTGATCAAGTGGATCCGAAAAACGTGGATGAGATGATCGAAAATATCATTTCATCCGGTTTGGATCAATAG
- a CDS encoding ABC transporter ATP-binding protein, whose product MLNIDITRKKYAEKEILQDIRFSLKSGEFISIIGPSGCGKTTLLRLISSLDNDFEGSIDIDRDTIGMMFQEPRLLPWLTVRENIAVVDKVGDQEEVLKLLRMVGLEHTLNTYPKNLSGGMARRVSLVRAFINRPKLILLDEPFVSLDRPTSLALQNDLMLFCKSFNPAVILVTHDLDEAISLSQKILFLGGEVTGNIMTHINENHCFDTLYPTQVDVIKENILSLHPNILEGKL is encoded by the coding sequence ATGCTTAACATAGATATCACTCGTAAAAAGTATGCTGAGAAAGAGATACTTCAAGATATACGTTTTAGCCTTAAATCAGGAGAATTTATCTCTATTATCGGTCCATCGGGATGCGGAAAAACGACGCTGCTCCGGCTCATCTCCTCTTTGGATAACGATTTTGAGGGGTCGATTGACATCGACAGAGATACCATCGGGATGATGTTTCAAGAGCCTAGGCTTTTGCCATGGCTTACCGTCAGAGAAAATATTGCTGTTGTGGATAAAGTCGGCGATCAGGAGGAGGTACTTAAGCTTTTGCGTATGGTGGGATTAGAACATACCCTCAATACCTACCCCAAAAATCTCTCCGGCGGTATGGCACGAAGAGTTTCTCTTGTAAGAGCTTTTATCAACCGTCCCAAGCTCATTTTACTGGATGAGCCGTTTGTATCTCTGGACAGACCTACCTCTCTCGCGCTTCAAAATGATTTGATGCTCTTTTGCAAAAGTTTTAATCCTGCGGTGATTTTGGTTACCCATGATCTTGACGAAGCGATTTCGCTTTCACAAAAAATTCTCTTTTTAGGCGGTGAAGTTACCGGAAACATTATGACCCACATCAACGAAAACCACTGTTTTGATACGCTTTATCCTACACAGGTAGACGTGATAAAAGAGAATATATTATCCCTGCATCCCAATATTTTAGAAGGAAAATTATGA
- a CDS encoding type II toxin-antitoxin system HipA family toxin — protein MELSVKAWGETIGKLVEHNGKNLFALSPNTDLPFSPIQLKEKNKLYDFSHLAFQHGLPGLINDSLPGQYGQEYLNDFFVQHFQYHPSVIETLQFIGDNTMGALTYEPSILKENDGDGVVLQAKELYEQTKMALSGKAELSLAKIIAISSSAASGARPKAIVGLNYQSKEIFVGKKGETIPDKFTHSIIKFDNLIYGANRGIATPYEEEKISKTITEHIYALCAKKCGISMPETSLIETDGGVHFAVERFDIKKTSNGVERFHMHSLSGLMHHNPAETTFDYMNAFRVGLKLNIPHEDMVNLYRIMIFNIVYGNKDDHSRNISYLMDKSGKWRAAPAYDLTFTYNKHHQMLFNLKNISSIDRKHLIHMGEEFKIQNCDEIISKVIEIKHTFLIELAIQYGVGRWGEEIIALMATVDQSLKK, from the coding sequence ATGGAATTATCCGTAAAAGCATGGGGCGAGACAATCGGCAAACTGGTTGAGCATAACGGTAAAAACCTATTTGCCCTTTCTCCGAATACTGATCTGCCTTTTTCTCCTATCCAACTCAAAGAGAAAAACAAACTCTACGATTTTTCCCATCTTGCATTTCAACACGGCTTACCGGGATTAATCAATGACAGCCTTCCTGGGCAATACGGTCAAGAATATCTCAACGATTTTTTTGTTCAGCATTTTCAATATCACCCTTCGGTGATTGAAACCTTGCAATTTATTGGTGATAATACGATGGGCGCCCTGACGTATGAACCGTCGATATTGAAGGAGAATGATGGTGACGGGGTTGTACTTCAAGCAAAAGAACTCTACGAACAAACCAAAATGGCTCTAAGCGGTAAAGCGGAACTCTCATTGGCAAAAATCATCGCCATATCCAGCTCGGCAGCCTCCGGTGCCAGACCAAAAGCGATTGTGGGACTTAACTATCAGAGCAAAGAGATATTTGTCGGTAAGAAAGGGGAAACTATTCCCGATAAGTTTACCCACTCCATCATCAAATTCGATAACCTCATATATGGAGCCAATCGCGGTATTGCCACACCCTATGAGGAAGAAAAGATATCCAAGACAATCACTGAGCATATCTATGCGCTATGTGCAAAAAAATGCGGGATTAGTATGCCTGAGACGTCACTCATTGAAACGGATGGTGGCGTTCATTTCGCCGTTGAGCGATTCGATATTAAAAAAACTTCAAATGGGGTTGAACGATTTCACATGCATTCACTCTCTGGACTGATGCATCATAATCCTGCCGAGACGACATTCGATTATATGAACGCTTTTCGAGTAGGGCTAAAGCTCAACATTCCCCATGAAGATATGGTTAACCTTTATCGGATCATGATCTTTAATATCGTTTACGGAAACAAAGATGATCATAGCCGTAATATCTCGTATCTTATGGATAAAAGCGGTAAGTGGAGGGCGGCACCGGCATACGATCTGACCTTCACTTACAACAAACACCATCAAATGCTTTTCAATCTCAAAAATATTTCATCCATTGATCGGAAACATCTCATCCATATGGGTGAAGAGTTTAAAATCCAAAATTGCGATGAGATCATTTCTAAAGTTATCGAGATTAAGCATACGTTTCTTATTGAGCTTGCAATACAGTATGGTGTTGGACGATGGGGAGAAGAGATTATCGCATTAATGGCTACAGTTGATCAGTCTTTGAAAAAATAA
- a CDS encoding ABC transporter substrate-binding protein: protein MRYALHLLITILLCTISLSATDMSVKMLYLHQKVKHPPVLSNIIEKPDDLGLAGAKMALEDSQKSAQFMNQKYSLDTKVSYKEDELLKAFENYVDNGGRYVVVNVQISLFLKLMKHPKSKNVLIFNTGLNDTSLRMYYCNSNLLHTIPSDAMLYDGLMQFLVKRNFKNIFLLQGKTVKDKHIAIAIRRAAKKFGATIVKEKIWNNTTDIRRKAEDELPAFTQSDDYDVIVTADYFGDFGEFVYFNSWLPRPVAGTQGLTPVMWHKSIEQWGAAQMQNRFEKHASRWMESEDFAAWVAIRTIATSLMHTNTSEVKANIAYIRSNEFELSAYMGRKLSYRNYNGQLRMPISLVHPKALISTSPQVGFLHPITDLDTLGIAASEMKCKRK, encoded by the coding sequence ATGCGCTATGCACTACATTTACTGATTACAATCTTATTGTGTACCATCTCGCTGAGCGCTACAGATATGAGTGTCAAGATGCTGTATTTACATCAAAAAGTAAAACATCCTCCGGTCCTCTCAAATATCATCGAAAAGCCGGATGACTTGGGTTTGGCCGGGGCAAAAATGGCACTAGAAGACAGTCAAAAAAGTGCTCAATTTATGAATCAGAAGTACTCTTTGGATACGAAAGTATCGTATAAAGAAGATGAGCTCTTAAAAGCTTTTGAGAATTACGTAGACAACGGCGGTCGCTATGTGGTTGTAAACGTTCAAATCTCCCTCTTTCTAAAACTTATGAAGCACCCAAAAAGTAAGAATGTTCTTATATTTAATACCGGATTGAATGATACCAGCCTGCGAATGTACTACTGCAACAGTAATCTTTTGCATACTATTCCAAGTGATGCGATGCTGTATGATGGATTAATGCAATTTCTTGTAAAGCGAAATTTCAAAAACATCTTCTTGCTCCAAGGCAAAACAGTCAAAGACAAACATATTGCTATTGCCATCCGAAGAGCTGCCAAAAAATTCGGTGCCACAATCGTAAAAGAGAAAATTTGGAATAACACAACAGATATTCGCAGAAAAGCGGAAGATGAACTCCCGGCATTTACCCAAAGCGATGACTATGATGTTATCGTTACGGCAGATTATTTTGGCGATTTCGGAGAATTTGTCTATTTCAACTCGTGGTTACCACGTCCGGTAGCCGGTACTCAGGGGCTTACGCCGGTAATGTGGCATAAGAGTATCGAGCAATGGGGGGCGGCACAAATGCAAAACCGCTTTGAAAAACATGCATCACGTTGGATGGAGTCTGAAGACTTTGCTGCGTGGGTCGCAATCCGAACCATTGCAACATCCCTCATGCACACGAACACAAGCGAAGTTAAAGCGAATATTGCCTATATTCGTTCAAATGAATTTGAGTTATCAGCCTATATGGGGAGAAAACTCTCTTACCGAAACTATAATGGACAGCTGCGAATGCCTATCTCTTTAGTTCATCCAAAAGCGCTTATTTCCACCTCGCCGCAAGTCGGTTTTTTACATCCGATAACCGATTTAGATACCCTGGGTATCGCGGCATCTGAGATGAAATGCAAACGAAAATAA
- a CDS encoding ABC transporter permease subunit, giving the protein MLNLLYLRVGSVFFLIALWHVTALLSDSPMLPLPVNVLSSLIEHISSGELLHHLGITLYRVAMIFLIAMPLGIAFGLLMGNFKKIDAALDTLLVLGLNMPALVVIMLCYIWFGLSDVAAILAVVINKVPTVIVNIREGVKAIDKRLIEVAYIYKVSRYKMLFVFYIPQLYPYIIASARNGLSLIWKIVLVVELLGRSDGIGFQLSMFFQFFDITSILAYSFSFIIIILLIESFIFRPIDTQISKWR; this is encoded by the coding sequence ATGCTCAATCTTCTGTATCTGCGCGTAGGATCTGTTTTTTTCCTTATTGCACTTTGGCATGTCACAGCACTCCTCTCTGATTCTCCCATGCTTCCATTGCCGGTAAATGTTTTGAGTAGCCTGATTGAGCACATTTCCAGTGGAGAACTTCTGCATCATCTCGGTATTACTTTGTACCGCGTTGCTATGATTTTTCTCATTGCCATGCCTCTTGGGATTGCTTTTGGTCTGTTGATGGGTAACTTCAAAAAAATTGATGCAGCGCTTGATACTCTCCTCGTATTGGGGCTGAATATGCCCGCACTTGTGGTTATTATGCTCTGCTATATCTGGTTTGGTTTGAGCGATGTTGCAGCGATTTTAGCCGTCGTCATCAATAAAGTACCAACCGTCATCGTCAACATACGAGAAGGGGTAAAAGCCATCGATAAAAGACTGATTGAAGTTGCCTACATCTATAAAGTATCCCGATACAAGATGCTATTTGTCTTTTATATCCCACAACTCTACCCTTATATCATTGCAAGTGCGAGAAACGGTCTTTCATTGATCTGGAAAATTGTCCTAGTGGTCGAACTATTAGGTAGAAGCGATGGGATCGGATTTCAGCTTTCCATGTTTTTTCAGTTTTTTGATATCACTTCGATACTGGCCTATTCATTTTCTTTCATCATTATCATTCTTTTGATCGAAAGTTTTATTTTTAGACCTATCGATACGCAAATATCCAAGTGGAGATAA
- a CDS encoding thiosulfate oxidation carrier protein SoxY: MSSTLSKLLIFILLLTVNAQAKNPIYSPTFDDLLQKTLHGANYSFDDINITIDVPKFADNPTHVPIVIDASKIKDAKRMIVFADLNLIPEIMDVKLLNLKAIFSFSIRVAQETPIRVLVEDTNGLWHIGSANIKSFGGGCSPSTPEESKKFALLLGKHKSHTLRQNKTYIIKFSIFHPMETGLMFGTNPFYIKHLELYSNKELLATMELTSAISQNPTMVFETMGGDGTYTIELEDSDANKYHISTKVDN; encoded by the coding sequence ATGTCTTCAACCCTATCCAAACTTCTAATCTTTATTCTCCTGCTCACTGTAAATGCACAAGCAAAAAATCCGATTTATTCACCCACTTTTGACGATCTGCTCCAAAAAACACTTCATGGCGCAAACTACTCTTTTGATGATATAAACATCACCATAGATGTCCCGAAATTTGCAGACAACCCTACCCATGTACCCATCGTTATCGATGCTTCCAAGATCAAAGATGCAAAAAGGATGATCGTATTCGCCGATTTAAACCTCATTCCTGAGATTATGGATGTCAAACTTTTAAACCTTAAAGCCATTTTCTCTTTTAGTATCCGTGTTGCCCAAGAAACACCCATACGCGTACTCGTTGAAGATACAAACGGATTATGGCATATCGGCAGTGCGAACATCAAAAGTTTTGGCGGCGGATGTTCACCAAGTACACCGGAAGAGAGTAAAAAGTTTGCCCTACTTTTGGGTAAACACAAAAGTCATACACTGCGACAAAACAAAACCTACATCATAAAATTTTCGATATTCCATCCTATGGAAACAGGGTTAATGTTCGGAACCAACCCCTTTTACATCAAACATCTTGAGTTATACAGCAACAAAGAGTTACTTGCAACTATGGAGCTTACTTCAGCAATCAGTCAAAATCCGACTATGGTTTTTGAGACGATGGGTGGGGATGGTACTTACACTATCGAGTTAGAAGACAGTGATGCAAACAAGTACCATATTTCCACTAAAGTAGATAACTAA
- a CDS encoding PQQ-dependent catabolism-associated beta-propeller protein yields MKKTALSTILLLSIGVQADTVFVSNEKDNSISVIDSKTQKVTETIRVGQRPRGILLDKSKTQLYVCASDDDTVQILDIKSKRVIANLPSGEDPEQFALHPNGRELYIANENDALVTIVDTLKRSVLKQIEVGIEPEGMAVSPNGKLAIVTTETSNFLHWIDTKTKKIVHTTLVDQRPRHIEFNKSGDKVWASSEIGGTVMVVDTASKKGIAKINFKIPGIFKDQIQPVGIKLTSDGKYAFVALGPANHVAVVDAVTFKVIKYLLVGKRVWQMAFVENEQQLYTTNGVSGDVSVIDVNGLKVLKSIKVGRYPWGLAVIPTN; encoded by the coding sequence ATGAAAAAAACTGCACTCTCAACCATTTTATTGCTCAGTATTGGAGTTCAGGCAGATACGGTATTCGTATCCAATGAGAAAGACAATTCGATTTCCGTTATAGACTCAAAAACTCAGAAAGTCACCGAAACGATACGTGTTGGACAAAGACCGCGCGGGATTCTCCTCGATAAATCTAAAACTCAACTGTATGTGTGTGCCAGTGATGATGACACCGTACAAATACTGGATATCAAAAGCAAACGAGTGATTGCAAATCTGCCATCGGGTGAAGACCCGGAACAGTTTGCTTTGCATCCTAATGGGAGAGAGCTTTATATCGCGAATGAGAATGATGCACTGGTCACGATTGTCGATACACTGAAAAGAAGCGTATTAAAACAGATTGAGGTCGGGATAGAACCTGAGGGTATGGCCGTAAGCCCTAATGGAAAGCTTGCAATCGTAACAACAGAGACATCAAATTTTTTACATTGGATTGACACCAAAACGAAAAAAATCGTGCATACAACACTTGTTGACCAAAGACCGAGACATATAGAATTTAATAAAAGCGGTGATAAGGTTTGGGCCTCTTCAGAGATAGGGGGAACGGTTATGGTTGTCGATACAGCGTCAAAAAAGGGCATTGCAAAAATCAACTTTAAAATACCGGGAATCTTTAAAGATCAAATTCAACCGGTCGGTATAAAACTTACCAGCGATGGCAAATACGCTTTTGTCGCACTGGGGCCAGCGAATCATGTCGCGGTTGTCGATGCTGTAACCTTTAAAGTGATTAAATATCTATTGGTCGGTAAACGGGTATGGCAAATGGCCTTTGTCGAGAATGAACAGCAGCTTTACACGACCAACGGTGTTAGCGGTGATGTCTCTGTGATCGATGTTAATGGACTAAAAGTACTCAAAAGTATTAAAGTAGGCCGTTATCCTTGGGGTCTAGCGGTTATTCCGACGAACTAA